From the Thermococcus sp. 18S1 genome, one window contains:
- a CDS encoding metallophosphoesterase, translating into MKPRPVPEKAVLLGKDLIIADLHIGFERSMAREGNYVPSLLDRLIGEVLTVVRRERPKRLIINGDLKHSFVPFRMEREELGRFFDALEGEVGEITVVRGNHDPGILWLRERGVEIVDRLEVGRWTLVHGHRLEEGERFIIGHEHPAIRLRDEVGASVKVPAFLWSERLIVLPAFSPWAYGNDVTREIVSPFLRKFDSSKLRVLVPVEGELLDFGELGRLTEVLKGLGPV; encoded by the coding sequence ATGAAGCCGAGGCCCGTTCCCGAGAAAGCGGTCCTGCTGGGAAAGGACCTGATAATCGCTGACCTCCACATAGGCTTCGAGAGGTCCATGGCAAGGGAGGGCAACTACGTTCCCAGCCTCCTCGACAGGCTTATCGGGGAGGTTCTGACGGTTGTGAGGAGGGAACGGCCGAAGAGGCTCATCATCAACGGGGATTTAAAGCACTCTTTCGTCCCGTTCAGGATGGAGCGAGAGGAGCTGGGAAGGTTCTTCGACGCCCTTGAGGGCGAAGTCGGTGAGATAACGGTGGTCAGGGGAAACCACGACCCGGGGATACTGTGGCTGAGGGAGAGGGGAGTTGAAATCGTGGACAGGTTGGAAGTAGGGAGATGGACCCTGGTTCACGGCCACAGGCTGGAGGAGGGGGAGAGGTTCATAATCGGCCACGAGCACCCCGCGATAAGGCTGAGGGACGAGGTCGGGGCGAGCGTGAAGGTGCCGGCTTTTCTGTGGAGCGAGAGGCTCATCGTCCTGCCCGCATTCAGCCCATGGGCCTACGGGAACGACGTGACGAGGGAGATAGTCTCGCCGTTCCTCAGGAAGTTCGACAGCTCAAAGCTGCGCGTGCTGGTGCCCGTCGAGGGGGAGCTCCTGGATTTCGGGGAGCTGGGCAGGCTCACCGAGGTCCTCAAAGGGCTCGGTCCAGTTTGA
- the purM gene encoding phosphoribosylformylglycinamidine cyclo-ligase translates to MLTYAQAGVDDEKTARALRGIIGLAKKTFEFRRGKTGEPSGIGHYAALMDFGEFYLAMTTDGVGTKVLVAEAVGKFDTIGIDMIAMNVNDLLCVGAEPVALVDYLAVKEPDERVFEEIAKGLYEGARQAGIAIVGGETAVMPDLINGFDLAGTAIGIVEKGRVITGEKIKPGDAVIGISSSGIHSNGLTLARKLLIPKYGLDYEYGGRKLWEWLLEPTRIYVKALLELLKSVEVHGLAHITGGGLTNLKRLTNYGFSIEMPSIDGIFRLIHENGVPLEEMFRVFNMGVGMVAVVPQEEKEEALDVLNKHHESLELGVVTEESGIRVENYGVRL, encoded by the coding sequence ATGCTGACCTACGCTCAGGCCGGAGTCGATGACGAGAAAACCGCGAGGGCCCTCAGGGGAATCATCGGTCTCGCGAAGAAGACCTTCGAGTTCAGGAGGGGCAAAACCGGTGAGCCGAGTGGAATAGGCCACTACGCGGCGCTTATGGATTTCGGCGAATTCTACCTAGCCATGACAACTGACGGAGTCGGAACCAAGGTGCTCGTGGCCGAAGCCGTCGGTAAGTTCGACACGATAGGGATAGACATGATAGCGATGAACGTGAACGACCTGCTCTGCGTTGGGGCCGAACCGGTGGCGCTCGTTGACTATCTCGCCGTGAAGGAGCCGGACGAGAGAGTGTTTGAGGAGATAGCCAAGGGCCTCTACGAGGGGGCGAGGCAGGCGGGGATAGCGATAGTCGGGGGAGAAACCGCGGTGATGCCCGACCTGATAAACGGTTTCGATTTGGCCGGGACCGCCATCGGAATCGTCGAGAAGGGTAGGGTAATCACAGGGGAGAAGATAAAGCCTGGTGACGCTGTAATAGGAATATCGAGCTCGGGGATACACTCCAACGGCCTGACACTGGCGAGAAAGCTCCTCATCCCGAAGTACGGCCTCGACTACGAATACGGGGGGAGAAAGCTCTGGGAGTGGCTTTTGGAGCCGACGAGGATTTATGTGAAGGCCCTTCTCGAACTGCTGAAGAGCGTCGAGGTTCACGGACTGGCGCACATAACCGGTGGGGGTCTGACCAACCTGAAGCGCCTCACGAACTACGGCTTCTCAATCGAGATGCCCTCCATCGATGGAATATTCAGGTTGATTCACGAAAACGGCGTACCCCTGGAGGAGATGTTCAGGGTCTTCAACATGGGCGTTGGCATGGTCGCGGTCGTTCCGCAGGAAGAAAAGGAAGAGGCGCTTGATGTCCTCAACAAGCACCACGAGAGCCTTGAGCTTGGAGTCGTCACTGAGGAGTCTGGGATAAGGGTAGAGAACTACGGGGTAAGGCTTTAA